A single window of Paenibacillus sp. SYP-B4298 DNA harbors:
- a CDS encoding GntR family transcriptional regulator has product MKHFNFSSIMADQTNSIPEQIANHILRKIFKGELVQGTRLIESNIAKELNVSNIPVRESFYILQNTGVVERLPRKGVRVKAISRQEMNDYTDALVELFDLGIEYSKSKWDDEKHALLKQYLVEARDELLQGNILEYVVNVHRLCGYVFQVAGNIAFMKFYSDLTFITNAYSQMNWGDVERTKERYIYLEEMVHAIVQSDFEKAKAAFEILTRQSLNI; this is encoded by the coding sequence ATGAAACATTTTAATTTCTCTTCAATAATGGCAGATCAAACCAATTCAATCCCGGAACAAATAGCAAATCACATATTGAGAAAAATATTTAAAGGTGAACTAGTACAAGGTACTCGTCTCATTGAATCCAATATAGCGAAAGAATTGAATGTGAGTAACATTCCTGTCAGAGAGTCGTTTTATATTCTTCAAAATACTGGGGTTGTAGAACGATTGCCAAGAAAAGGCGTTCGCGTGAAAGCTATATCCAGACAAGAGATGAATGACTATACAGATGCATTAGTTGAACTATTTGATCTAGGAATAGAGTATTCCAAATCCAAATGGGATGATGAAAAGCACGCTCTTCTTAAACAGTATTTAGTTGAAGCAAGGGATGAGCTTCTGCAAGGAAATATTTTAGAATATGTAGTTAATGTTCATCGACTATGCGGATATGTATTTCAGGTTGCTGGCAATATAGCATTTATGAAGTTTTACTCCGACCTTACTTTTATTACAAATGCTTATTCTCAAATGAACTGGGGAGATGTTGAACGAACAAAGGAACGTTACATCTACTTAGAAGAGATGGTTCATGCAATCGTCCAATCGGATTTTGAGAAAGCGAAAGCAGCTTTTGAAATTTTGACCAGACAATCTCTAAATATATAG